TCAGGTGGGACGACTTTCCGGCGTCCATTCGTATGGTGCGCGCAGAGGCGCTGCCGGCCGACCGACCCGATTCGACCGGGTGGCTGGCCCAGGCCGAACGCCAGCTCATCCGCCAGATCGTCCAGCAGTGTGCGGGGAACCTGTCCCAGGCGGCACATCAACTCGGTATTTCCCGGAGCACGTTGTACCGGAAGCTGGAACAGTTTGGGCTGAAGCGACAGATGTTGATTGCTCCGGACTAGGACACCTGTTGTGCGACAGATGTCGCAGTGTGGGGCGGAATAACGACAAAAAAGTCCCCACTAGGACAGGCTGGCGTGGTAGCATCAACGGTTATTGACCTTCAAGTATCTGCGCG
This genomic stretch from Candidatus Methylomirabilis limnetica harbors:
- a CDS encoding helix-turn-helix domain-containing protein; its protein translation is ERDLASTAAPARSHGRYPIDRASLPHKVRSRQREGGHGHHFSEDALRHLAMVPYPWPGNIRELRNVLQQVGVLLQHPEIRWDDFPASIRMVRAEALPADRPDSTGWLAQAERQLIRQIVQQCAGNLSQAAHQLGISRSTLYRKLEQFGLKRQMLIAPD